One genomic region from Terriglobales bacterium encodes:
- the tdh gene encoding L-threonine 3-dehydrogenase, which translates to MPETMQAIVKPQAAPGSEVRQVPLPEIGPNDVLVQVKVASICGTDLHIYEWDAWAQKRIRPPLVPGHEFCGTVAAVGREVTSVKEGDFVSAEMHVNCGKCLQCRTGEAHICQHVKIIGVDADGAFADYVKIPESNIWKLDPSIPADYASILDPLGNAVHTVLAGEIAAKTVAVIGCGPIGLFSIAVARAVGAAQVFALEVNEHRRKLAKAMKADHVCDPSKDNVKKFVLERTDGTGIDVVLEMSGHPDGIKTGFDILRLGGRVSLLGIPSVPIKMNFAEDLIFKGAIVQGINGRLMYKTWYQMQALLRAGKLDLSPVITDRMPLKDFSKGMERLKTGEASKILLYPNGMGR; encoded by the coding sequence ATGCCTGAAACCATGCAGGCTATCGTGAAGCCACAGGCGGCGCCTGGATCAGAGGTGCGCCAAGTTCCACTGCCAGAGATCGGTCCTAACGACGTTCTCGTGCAAGTGAAAGTTGCTTCTATTTGCGGCACCGATCTGCACATCTACGAGTGGGACGCATGGGCACAGAAACGAATTCGTCCGCCGCTCGTTCCCGGTCATGAGTTCTGCGGCACCGTTGCAGCCGTTGGGCGCGAGGTCACCAGCGTAAAAGAAGGCGATTTCGTCTCAGCCGAGATGCACGTGAATTGCGGCAAGTGCCTGCAGTGCCGCACCGGCGAGGCGCATATCTGCCAGCACGTGAAGATCATCGGAGTCGACGCCGACGGCGCCTTCGCCGACTACGTCAAGATTCCCGAATCGAATATCTGGAAACTCGACCCCTCGATCCCTGCTGACTACGCATCGATTCTCGATCCACTTGGCAATGCCGTACACACCGTGCTCGCAGGCGAAATCGCAGCCAAGACAGTGGCTGTGATTGGCTGTGGTCCTATCGGGCTATTCTCCATCGCTGTTGCCCGTGCTGTAGGAGCGGCCCAGGTTTTTGCGCTTGAAGTAAACGAACATCGACGCAAGCTGGCGAAAGCCATGAAGGCAGACCACGTGTGCGATCCGAGCAAGGACAATGTCAAGAAGTTCGTGCTCGAACGCACAGATGGGACTGGAATTGATGTAGTGCTCGAAATGTCGGGCCATCCCGACGGCATTAAGACCGGATTCGACATTCTCCGTCTTGGCGGCCGCGTGTCTCTGCTAGGGATTCCCTCAGTGCCTATCAAGATGAACTTCGCTGAAGATCTGATTTTCAAAGGCGCGATCGTACAGGGAATCAATGGCCGGCTGATGTACAAGACCTGGTACCAAATGCAGGCGCTGTTAAGGGCGGGCAAACTGGATTTGTCTCCGGTAATAACAGATCGCATGCCGCTGAAGGACTTCAGCAAAGGCATGGAGCGGCTTAAGACCGGCGAAGCCAGCAAAATTCTTCTGTATCCCAACGGCATGGGAAGGTAA
- the pyrH gene encoding UMP kinase gives MSKVFNRVLLKLSGEALAAGQGFGVDVHRVHEIAGEIAEVHQLGVQLAIVVGGGNFFRGVAEQARDMDRVSADHMGMLATMINSLALQDALEKRSVHTRVMSAIEMNQVAEPFIRRRAIRHLEKDRVVIFGAGTGNPYFSTDTAASLRAMEIKADVILKATKVDGIYDADPFLVKDATMFQQITYMEIIKLGLKVMDTTAISLCKDNNLPMIIFNLNKHGNIRRVITGEKVGSLVCA, from the coding sequence ATGTCGAAAGTCTTCAATCGTGTTCTTTTAAAACTCTCGGGAGAGGCTCTGGCAGCGGGTCAGGGCTTTGGTGTGGATGTGCACCGCGTGCACGAAATTGCGGGCGAGATCGCTGAGGTCCACCAACTGGGAGTGCAGCTGGCGATCGTCGTGGGAGGCGGAAATTTTTTTCGCGGAGTTGCGGAGCAGGCGCGCGATATGGATCGCGTATCGGCCGACCATATGGGCATGCTTGCTACGATGATCAACTCCCTCGCCCTGCAGGACGCCCTGGAAAAGAGAAGCGTGCACACGCGCGTAATGTCGGCAATTGAGATGAATCAGGTAGCCGAACCGTTCATTCGCCGCCGCGCCATTCGACATCTTGAGAAAGACCGCGTCGTGATCTTCGGCGCGGGCACCGGCAATCCATATTTCTCGACTGACACTGCCGCCTCGCTACGCGCGATGGAGATCAAAGCCGACGTGATCCTGAAAGCAACGAAAGTCGATGGCATCTACGACGCCGATCCCTTTCTGGTGAAAGACGCCACCATGTTCCAGCAGATCACCTACATGGAAATCATCAAGCTTGGACTAAAGGTGATGGACACCACTGCGATCAGCCTGTGCAAAGACAACAACCTGCCTATGATCATCTTCAACCTGAATAAGCATGGAAATATCCGGCGAGTAATTACCGGCGAGAAGGTCGGATCGCTGGTCTGCGCTTAA